The following coding sequences lie in one Spirosoma sp. KUDC1026 genomic window:
- a CDS encoding DeoR/GlpR family DNA-binding transcription regulator: MPQTDTSVVLLKEERKGLLIKEINLHTRIYLADLATTLNVSEDTIRRDINELAEEGKLIKIRGGAMSKAYHHTSALQETYAHQNKRVIAQKALSLLKDGMLILIGGGTTIRELIKLIPQELKATFITVNPLTAVELLDKPNLEIILIGGQISRYSQMSIGGEVYQRLSELRADLCIIGTNAIDAREGLTDSDWETVQTKKAMIKASSKVAILTISEKMDTVMRMKITDLDQIDYLITDLPADAPQMAPYQMGNVTFL, from the coding sequence ATGCCCCAAACAGATACGTCAGTTGTCCTTTTAAAAGAAGAGCGCAAGGGTTTACTTATCAAAGAAATAAACCTGCACACCCGGATTTATCTGGCAGATCTGGCTACCACGCTGAACGTATCGGAGGATACGATTCGGCGGGACATCAATGAATTGGCCGAAGAAGGAAAGCTGATAAAGATCCGGGGTGGGGCTATGTCGAAGGCGTACCACCATACGTCGGCTCTGCAGGAGACGTACGCGCACCAGAACAAACGGGTCATCGCGCAGAAAGCGCTGTCGCTGCTGAAAGACGGCATGCTGATTCTGATCGGTGGCGGGACGACGATCCGCGAGCTGATTAAATTGATTCCGCAGGAGCTAAAAGCCACTTTCATTACCGTCAATCCGCTGACGGCCGTTGAGCTACTCGACAAACCAAACCTGGAAATCATTCTGATTGGCGGGCAGATTTCGCGCTATAGTCAGATGAGCATAGGGGGGGAAGTCTACCAGCGGCTGTCAGAACTGCGGGCCGACCTGTGTATCATCGGTACCAACGCCATCGACGCCCGTGAAGGGCTTACCGACTCCGACTGGGAAACGGTACAAACCAAAAAAGCCATGATCAAGGCCTCGTCGAAAGTAGCCATCCTGACGATTTCGGAAAAGATGGATACGGTGATGCGCATGAAAATTACCGACCTGGATCAGATCGACTACCTCATCACGGACCTCCCCGCCGACGCCCCCCAAATGGCTCCCTATCAAATGGGAAACGTAACGTTTCTGTAA
- a CDS encoding BPTI/Kunitz domain-containing protein, translating into MLLRRISRGLVLLTVVSGNISCERDYASSERCQLEPDSGPCYAYTIRYYCDKKEKRCKEFVYGGCGGTVPFETLAQCQECEK; encoded by the coding sequence ATGTTGCTCCGACGAATAAGCAGAGGATTGGTTCTATTAACCGTTGTTTCTGGTAACATCAGTTGCGAGCGGGACTATGCGTCGTCTGAGCGTTGCCAGCTTGAACCCGACAGCGGTCCCTGCTACGCCTACACGATCCGTTATTATTGCGATAAAAAAGAGAAGCGTTGCAAGGAATTCGTCTACGGGGGTTGTGGCGGCACCGTCCCCTTCGAAACCCTGGCCCAGTGTCAGGAGTGTGAGAAATAA